The genomic segment TTCAACCTCTGACATTTTGGGGACCCTCAGAAAATTATTTGAACTCTCTCCTCATTCTTAAAATGGATATGAAAACGTACCTACTTCATAGTGATGTACATGGTGAGGATCAAGTGagtaaatacatgtaaaatgcttcAGAATGGTGCTTGGCACATACTATGCACTCAGTGGACGTGGCCCACTACTGATAATGTTAAATGCTAAGTATGTGTGTGCTTCTGAGGAGATGCAGTTAGAATATTCCATACTGGgttattatagaaaatttgggAGATCTGAAAACTAAGACTCTTGCCTTGATATCCTACCTCCTTAGTTTCCTACAGTGCAGGATTCTTGTTCCCTCCAACCTCCTAAAATCGCACTTTCAATGGTTAATTGTCAAGTCACATCCAATGACCTCTGCCTCATCTTCTAGAGAGGTCAGACATTTTAGAGATTAGCCAAACACAGTCAATTCTCAAAAGAGGAGGCTGGGGCTAAGAAGTCCTATAGCTTGCCCATAGCTAATTTGTGACAGACCGAAAGTTAAAAGCTTTACTGGTTGTGTATTTATTAGGTGACTGGGTTTATATCTATTTTGACAAATGGGGGATGGGGCTTGGAATCCAGCACGTGGCTGGGGTAAGAacactcctctctcctctttcaccTTGCTCTTTCTGCCCCACAAACCTTGCTTAACAAGGCCTCGTTCCAGTTAATATTTTCAGAGGATTGCTTGTCTTCCACAGTGGGCCCTGTGTCCTGTGACCCTCCATAGCATGAAGACCTTGTCTCCTGATGGGTAATGTTCTCCCTCCCCTGGGCCCTGCCTCTCTGGGCCACGTTCCTTTCCCCTGCCGGCTCATCTGTTGCCTTGGGCTGGCTGCCTTGCTGGGCGGTTTTTCGTGAGGCTCTGAGAGATGCCAGGAGGTGAGGGGAAGGGTTCTGAACGGCCTCAGTCATTGGACAAGCAGGCTCGGTGATGGATGAGCCTTCTCCCCAGGGAGTTTCGGGTCAGGAGAAGTCCAGCTGATAAGTTTTTCCAGAACTGAGTAACCCAGAAACAGTGCCAGCAGCATCTTACCTCTTCTGTGGTTTTTGTACTAATTTTAAGGAAATGCTCAGCTGCAGTTCCATATCTTCCTAGAAATAGAGCTACATCCATGATAAACTTAGCTATCTGTGATATGTGtcattttagaaataatatttaaggatggggtgggaggaaggaagagatggtctttaaaaaatccctttcaaaatattttctttcttgcaAGTATTGAAGAGGCACAGTGTaaccctttcttcttccaaatGATCTCATAGCTATTTATTGAGGGGAAATACcaactatttgtttatttttcttaaagagcTTCTTCGGCCCTGATGATTCACGTCAATACCATTTTCCTCCGACCTGCGGAGGCTTTGAGACAAAGCTACACCCCAAGAGATACGCCGGTGTCGGAACAATTCCCATCCTGAGCAGGGTGCGCAGCCTTCTTTATTCCCCCCTCCACAGCCGTCCTTGAGTCCCTGAGACGGATGTGAGCGAGTTCTCCAGTCCTCATGCAAAACAACCGTCTAAACATAACAGATGACATCAGCTTGGGCTTTTCAATTCCTGGATGGCAGCAGCGTGTTAATCCAGCCTTCATCCTGGATTTCATAAACTAAAACAAGGGAGCCTGGCAGGAGAACAGCGCTGCTGCTGGGTTGAGGAAATTGATGACGGAGAAGCATGCGGGCAACCCAGTGTATAAAACTCATAAACGTGTAGGCAGCAGCTCAACTACCACTTTGGACAGCTGCTTCCCGCCAGCAAAGCCCGCGCCGCGGGAAGCAGAGCCGAGCTGCGGGGGAAACATGAAGAGCCTCTTGCTGCTGGCCACGCTGCTTGCCCCCGCGCACCTGGCGGCGGCCTGGAGCACCAAGTATGCGGTGGATTGCCCGGAGAGCTGTGACGCTAACCAGTGCAAAGGCAGCAGCTGCAGGAGGACAGTGCTCGACGACTGTGGCTGCTGCCGGGTGTGCGCCGCGGGGCTGGGAGAAACCTGCTACCGCACAGTCTCGGGCATGGATGGCGTGAAGTGTGGCCCGGGGCTGAGGTGTCAGTTTTACAGTGAGGAGGATGATTTTGGTGACGAGTTTGGTATCTGCAAAGGTAAAGAGTGACCCCCTCCCCGCCCCGGGCACACAGAGGGTTTTTAGCGTGATTGGGAGGTGAGGAGCCTTTCCTCCTAATGAGTAAGAGGGAAAGTGCAGGGGGGTTAGGGACAAGGCCCCATACAGGTGTTGTcacagggagaaagggaaggtgacTCTGCAAGTAGCCACTGAACCCAGTGTGAGGAAAGTGCAGAGATACAACATTTCACTTATTATGTTTAggagatttaagaaaaaaagttgcAATGGAAAATTGTGTTATGTCCTTTTCTAGAAAACTTTAGAAACTTGACAGGTAATCTGTCTTGGCTGGTTTAGGCACTCGTTTTTTTTGCAAGACAGTGATTACTGCACTAGTAAGGTCTGCACTAGATAACCCCTGAGGGTGGTGTCTAACCCAAGAGTTTAGAGATTCTTTGATCTTGAAAGGATCCACCGGATGGAGGACATCTCTCAAGATGAAATATATCTGTTGAGCACTAATACACTTTGTGAAATAGGGTAGACTTCAGTctaacaaaacaacacacattctTGGAAGATAATACCCTGAAGTATAAAGCAAACATCATTCCACTTCATAAAGGTTTTTGGTCATCTAGAAAAATAGCAGATGGTATAAGACAAGCAAAAGTAACagtaaagaaaagtaaaaattgaaaGTCTGTGAAGAATGAGGTTGGCAGTCTTACAGACTTAAAGAAAAACTACTAGGTTTTCTGAACAATGTAGTTAAACATTTGTAAAATTTAGTTCAAGGTTAATAACTGTAGTTGAAAAtgtttaatatgtttaaaatgtttagaaTCAAAAGAatggtgatttaaaaatattctatttttggACACCTCCTGATCTTATCATAGAGTTATTAAGATGCAACACATGCTATAGCCCTGTACATCAGTTTTATAACACAAAGGACCTTTTAAAATTGTGAAAAGGACTGGGAAACTTTGAAATAATtcttgtattttatgtatttaatacaacTGCATGCTTTTCTGAATGATAGTCATCCAGTATTGAGCTAATCTCATTAATTCTCCTACCTCTTagataaatattttacaaattaatCACATTTTAATCCATAAAACATACTGAAGGTTAGGAAATAAATGCTTGAATTATAagaataattttatgttttgcttAATTTGTTTTTGCTTACAACCAATAAAAGGTAGACTTTGGTAAACATTCACATACATTTCTTTCAGCTGGATAAGATCTGTATTCTCTGTAAATTATAGGGCTTATCAGCCAAGAAAACAGTACTTCACTTAAGGAAATTAGGGGGGAAGTGGTTAACACAATCATACTTAAGATATAGCAAGTATGTGCAGTAGATTGCTTTCTCTCCTGGCATAAAATCGCCTCTGTAAATGTGATTGTGAATGCACTATCACATGAGGGCAAAGAAACAAACTGTAGGCATCtggagtcttttttttaaattgaagaataattgacatatatgtcTATACATATGTTTTCTGCACAACAGAGTGACTAGATATTTATATACACTGTGCAATGGTTATCACAATAACTCTAgttaccatacaaagttgttacaatattattgactacattcaTTATGCTTTACATTTCATCCCTGtgtcctatttattttataactagagaTTATACTTCTTAATTGTCTTCACCTCTTTTGTCTATCCCCAGCCCTCTCCTCTCTGGAGTCTTTAGCACTGTTATTCCATTGGGTGACTGGGGTAGCTCTTAATGagatatatttgaaaaagatatttcagattACTCTTTTCTATATCCTTCAGATTGCCAGTGAGTCTAGTTTCaaacatttttctctctgctgtaAACAGTGAGCCTGTGTGAACCTCAACAACTCTAGATGGAGgtattaaattttactttttgctAACTCCCTCCTTCAGCTTTTTTACAGAACAttcttttgaaaattgtttttcatATCCAGATATTTACTAAATATTCAGATGCTTGTATTGTGTTGCTCAGATAATACTTAGCCTGctaacatatttattgaacacctactttcTGCCTAGCACCATTTAATACATTGGGGGATACAACAGAAGTATAACTGAGAATTTGGCtatgattttagtttttaatatcaCTGGAGACACAGTCAGATCTCAATTCTATGTGCTTTTCTGCAAGtggctttttcaggatctatttTTAAGGACTGTTCTTCCCAGCAGCGAGGCCACTGTCTAAAACCAgtttcctttgtgatctgaagGACACGGAAAAGACCATTCCTAAATctcctttaaaaatacatttcattaatATCTACCTTGCTCATTCTGTGGCATATCCAATTGCTAAAGGATCAGATGCCTCACAACTTTATTCCTTACCCATTTATGATTGTTCATTTATAAGGATATTCTCATGCAAAGAGAATTAATATTCTGCATCCATTCTGCTTGGCTATTAAAGACTGGCTTGTCTACTGAGATGCTGTTTATAGCATAAAAACCTTCTTATGCCTTCTTAATAAATGAGTTTGTCCTCTTTTTTTCAATATAGTATGTTTTAGTTTGAGTATGAAAACATGGGAGCTCTAAAAACTTTTAGATTTTAGTAGGTATACAAATAAATTCTCAGCTTTCTTGTTCATTTAACATGTTGCATCTTAGCTTTGCAGAGAGTTTTGCTATGAATCCTCTTACTCTCTGGGGGAGTTAAGTTGTATTGCCATTTTGACAGATAAGGAAGTTGATAAGAGTAGAAGCAAATTGAGGATTGATCACTTCATAAAGAGTGGGATTGGCAGCCTAGGTAGTCTGAAGCCCTGTCCTATacatttaaaaaggtaaattgtCTGGGGATATGGTGGATTCAAAGACAGCATCTCATCTTTTAAACCCTTTGAGGAGCTGAAGCATCTGCCTGTTCAACTGCCCACCTTCACTGAGTTATCACAAAGGTAGCCTATGAGAACCTGTCTGTTGATATCTAAGCAGAAAGTAACCAGAATTAGGACTTGCTCAAGGATATTGGTTACATACAGCTGTCTTCAACAAACTTCACAGCAGGACATTACAACGGACAGGTCCATGATCTGGACCTAGTGTGTGATTTCACATTTGTGACTTAGAGTCCCAGCGTTCAAAGCCTGTGTGTTTTTGAGAACTGAGTTTTATCTGACAGTAACGATTAATGAGGTTTGTTTAAATCCTGTGGCTGTGCCCACAGGGGCTGTAAGGACAGAGGCTTATGAACAGTGAGTGGCTTCCTCTCTGAACCTTCCCTTTGTCCTCAGACTGTCCCTACGGCACCTTCGGAATGGAATGCAAGGAGATGTGCCATTGTCAGTCGGGCATATGTGACAGGGTGACTGGCAAATGCCTGAAATTTCCCTTCTTCCAATATTCAGTAGCCAAGTCTTCCAACAGATTTGTTTCTCACACAGGTAAGAACTGATTCCAGTACAGACACGGAACAATAGTTTCAAATTTTCAAACAAATTTTCAGTTTGAATAACTTAAAAAAGCATTGCTGAGTAATATGTTGATTTGAgtgatttttgtccattttactCAAGGGAAAGGCAGATGGCTGTCGGGTTTATttgttgctgctgttttttaaaaaggtttcatTAATAGGTTTGAGGGTTATACAATTGTTTAAAAAGTTTACCTCATTTATATGGAGGAGAAATATGATtggttaacaacaaaaaaatctatAATAAAAACCCAAGATATACAAAGTTCTTTAAGTTCTTTAGTGATCTGCTTTATATACCTACTAGACAAAGCTACTTTTCTCCAACTTCACATAGAAAAAATACTCTGAGGAATTTATTGGATAAGGCTTAAGAGCCAAAATAAAACATAtagaacatttctttttttttttttagctgaatGGAAGCATTTAAATGGAATAATTCCAAACATGTGTTTTATGCATTTTTGGAGAGGATAAGAGACAGTATCTTGGGATTATCCCCAAACCCTTGAATGAAGTTGTAGGAATACTCACATGCTGCTTGTTATGCATCTGTATTTCTTACACAGGTTGTTAGAATGTGAGACACACATCCTAGAAGATGGTGCTATGTCCATATTTGGTTATCTTGTTGAATAAAGTACAGTAAAGATTCATCAAATTAGAAGTAgctcatttaaaataacattaagaTTCAGAATATTTGGCAAATGTGCTTATCTCCCACCTTTACCTCCTTTTTTATACATGGGCACCATTAAGATAAAGGGGAAATGCTGTGACTTAAgtgaattattattttcaaatgtagcacTGCCCTTAAACATTAATTTACAATGAAAACAGTTTTTCTTAACTAACAGGTAAGTAGCTTCGTAAATATTTCATCTGGAAATTGAGatgattatttttactttttatttacttattatacatatttattacattttaaatgtttatgacTTCACCTGTAGTCTTTGAAAAGCAAAATGGAAGAAGACTGAGTTTTAAGtcctgaaaaaatgttttttattgaggtgaaatttacgtaactattttaaagtgaacaattcagtggcagtTAGTACATTCACCCAGATGTGTAGCCACCACGTCTTTCTGTTTCAGAACTCCAGCAACCATTAAGCAGTTACTCCATTCCTCGCAGCCCCCAAacactggcaaccaccaatctactttctgAGACGTAAAAAGTTTTTGAATGATTTGACTGCCTTTATACAGGTTTGAAACCTGTTGTCTCAGTACAGCTAGCTGCCTCAAACACTTGCAACctcttttgtctttattttgctttcttaaaaCTGCAGGCTGGAAAGAACTTTGAAAGAACAGCTTGTGCAACCCTCTCACTCATTTAAGTTTGCACCTAAATCTTTCCCACCAAGAGAGAACTGAATCCCCTGTGAATCTTGGCTGGTGTTTGGGAGGAGTGTCTGGGGGCCACCAGCGCTCCTTTGGACTAATCCTCAGGGACGCATGCGCATCTCAGCTCCGCCCCTCCCGCCGCAGGCGCAGGCCCTCTGCCCTGTTCTGCACTGTGTCTGTCTTCCTCTGGCCTGTCACCGTCTAATTTGCTTGCAGATTCTGCAACTATCCTGACTACTGTTTAGATGCTGTGGAAACAGATATACTGCTGGATGGAAGTTACAGTATAGGTCACACAAAAAATATTCTGTAACCACATTAGGTATCAAGAGTCTTACTAGAAAGTTATGGAAAAAAGCGTTTTCTGACCTCAGGTGTTTCCTTTCCTTAGCTAAACCCGTGGAATCTTGTTAAACTTAGGTCCGGGAAGGAGAGCAGAAGATCCTAAAGACTTTGTGGGGAAGCTGCTCAGTCCTGCATTGTCTGCTTGGGACGCCTGGGCTTCAGGAGCCAGTTTACAAAGGGGCCCTGGGGTCTCAGTTTTGCAGTGGGCTTCACATCACTTCTGTGCAAATCTGCTTGGGCCCAGCCTTTGTAAATGGCTCCAAGTTTCATCAGTATTTGGACTTCCGGAGTCCCGTTCCACACCCTGATTGCTCGGGGTTGTCTTCTCTAACTTGCTACCTGTTGTTTACAACACTCTCGGCAAGTGGGCTTCTGGGCTGTCTCCATTTGCTGTTGttcgtttttttgttttttttttggtagtgagCTCTCCAGCTTTCTAAAACTGGGAACTCACAAGGAACTTATTTTTTGGGCGTGGGGCATTGTTAGGGGTGGTAAgacggttttttttttttttttggtagtgagCTCTCCAGCTTTCTAAAACTGGGAACTCACAAGGAACTTATTTTTTGGGCGTGGGGCATTGTTAGGGGTGGTAAGACCTGGAATATTTCATGAATTTACACACATTCATCTTCCAGGCTGCACTAATCTCACAGCATTCCATTTCAGCATATGCACAGCTGAAGCAAACTCACCTTATTGCTTTTAGAAGCAGAGAAacttcattttagaaaattctaAATATTGCAAACTTTCCTTTCATGTAGAGCAAGAACTATCTCTATAAAGGTTCAGCCCTTTGGTCTGCCTTCTGGAGCCACACCAATAAGCCAATCCCTCTTCTAGAACAGATAGTATGAAAATCTTAGAAATCTGTTCCTACAGCATTGGCTCATTCTGTAAGTATTTAAGTGcctactgtgttccaggcactgctatagcagtgaacaaaagaTAGTCCTTGCCTTCATGAAGCTGATATTCTAGTGGTGGAGTGagattttacagaaaaaaaacaaaggcaagtgCACATATTTGATAATGTCAGGTGATGATAGGTGTATGAATAGTTCAAGGGGGTGCTATCTTAGAGTTGCTAATTGACAGAAAGCAGGTGAATACAATTAGCATAGACTCTGAATCTATTAAAGATTTCATTGTAAATCCATTGTAACACAAAAATAAGACAGAACTCTACTTGACCTTGTAGTTGGAGACATTTGGACATGATTTGCATTCCTTCTGATTGCAGAGCATGACATGGCTTCTGGAGACGGCAATGCTGTGAGAGAAGAGCTTGTGAAAGAGAAGGCTGCCCTGTCGCCTGTAAGGAAATGGTTAAATCCGCGCTGATCCCGGTCGGATTTCGAAGAGAAGACTATCTTAACGATCATtcaacacacagccaacattttaGGAACTGTCTAGATTATAGCATATGAACATGTAATTTTTGGAGACCAAGTGTGATTCAGAGTGGgaccagaaaaaagaaagtgggctACTAACAATCCATAAAATGCATATGACTGAACAATTTTAGATATTTGTTAAGTACTTGAATGTATAAATTTGTTAAATATGTGTTTATAGTAATATTGAAGAACTAAAACTGCAATTTAGATAATAACATGGAGACAGATCAGCCAAAGAGAAAGCTAGTCAGACCTAAGACTGCGGTGGGTCTGCGGTTCTGTGACTTGGATGTACATTCATGTTGGAATACGGGATGGAGGAAGAGTCAGCAACAagagaaggtgggggtgggggaggaggggagcatGAGATTTAAATCTTTCTTGCGGTAGTGTCAATAGAACTTaattgtgcatttttttttttactttggggaAAGTCAAAACAAAGTAATCCCTGAGGGAAGTGGGATGTTTGATGCTTGTGGGAGTTTGAGTAGCAGCCTTGATTTGAGGCAGGTTTCAAAGGGCTGCTAATGTAGGTCCCAGGTTATCCTATCTGAAGGATGGTTTTGAGGCAGGAGGCAAACATACATTTCCATAAATGATCTTAAAGAATGTCACCTCAGACTGAGAGAGCTGGGAAGTATTTTGCCCACTTGGGGTAGGTGTGaaggtaaatatttatatatttttgtaaacaATTATGTTAGTATGAGTCATCCTCCATATCTATATTTATCACCCTCTTGAGAAAATGAACATAATATTGTTTGTTTAAAATGGTTAGAATAAAGGTGTAACTCTATAAGGTTTTCAAACATTCAAGCCATGGTAAATTTACTCATAATAATTATAGTAATATTAAGAGTAATAAGTGtaaggaaaacctagaaaaatttAGTCATTATGGATTTATAAAATGTCCAAAAATGGGCAACAGAGggaatttatttaaaagtaagtGTAGCAACTTAGAtgttttaaatttgatgtagAAAATGCTTCTTAGGAGGTTTGGAAAGAGTCAATTTTCAGCAGGAAacattaactttaaaatatagctcattctcacatttttttcctttaaacttgGAATTATGAGCACATTTGGGAGGATCTTAGCACAAATGGGATTGCTGGACTAGATTTTGCTAGGAAATTTTTGCAGAAGTATTTTATTTGGAGTGAAGACTTATTTGAGAATTATTTCACCATTTACCTGTATTTTATTCTTGAAGTTTGCCAGCGGAGTTGTGAATGTGCGTGTGGGAGGGTCTTTGAATGTAAGCTGGATAAGCtgctaggatttgttttaaaAGGATAAGTTTATGATTGTtcaataaaaaaagcaagacagtGGCTCTGAGTCTATTGATGACTTCattaaattgttaaaattaatcaAATGATTCCTTCAATGAATAAGAACTCTTTTGTGCATATAAAACGCAGTCTCCTCAGCTGAATTTTCTGCTACAGATAACCATAGTCTTATGACTCTACTCTTATGCTCTGTAGTCTTCTGACTCTACTCTCCACAGCAGAGGTCTCCAAAATTTTTGGATTTTGCCCTTTTTTGCAGTATTTTTGAGCATGCAGTTTAAAACTGTATACATTGCATGGTATTAATACATTATGTTTGTTATAAAACATGTATTTCAAactagagatttttaaaaggatgagaagtaaataaaaatagaagttcTGAGGTTTTCTTCTTGCACCCCTATGGACCATCCTGGGAAATACCAAAGAAGCAAAAGAACATGCCATAGGTCAGGGGTGTCCAGTGAGGCCTAACTTCATTTGACCTTGAAGAGAAACCAAGCAGGCACATAGTccacacaacaaatatttttggattgaatggatgggtgggtgagtgGATGAGTGGATGAGTAGAAGGGTCAAAcgggaagataggtagatagaagaaTGGATGGGAAGAGGGATGAATGGGCAGATAACTGGAgggatgaatgaatgcatgaatggagcaggagacagacctcctGTCTCCAGCAAAGCAGCAGCTACTGAGGGAGCAGAAGGCCTCTCACTCCCTTTCCTCTGGCAGCCCCTGTCTCCCTGATGGCTACTATTGGGACATGAGGTGACTGAAAAAAACTGGGGACTTACATTAGTCAGGGAAGCTGACAGACAAGGTTGTCTGTCCAGCGCAACAGAAACAGGAAGTACTTCACCCTCAGGCCCTGGGGACATTGCCAGGAGACATCACCCATGGTAGCCAAAAGTGTAAGATAATTTTCATGGTAGCCAGACTAGGTTGTCATTTTCTGTGGGAGGCAGTTTGGGAGGACTGTTGTTTCTATCCtgtactttattcctttcttttgctCTGAGCTCCCTAGGAGAAAGGATCCATAGATATAATTCACCATCAAATGGGATTTACTTACCCCACATTAAAAATATgcatgatacatatatatatctgtatgaaGACTTAAAAAGTATACATCTTTTTGTGCAAAAATACtacttttatgattttattctaaGGAAGTCATATTTTGAAGtgtacaaaaatatatatgcaaaaaatgTTGCAATGTTTTTACAACTGAAAAATTGTGAGTAATCTGAAAAGGTTATTGATAGGATATTGGTAAAAGAAATGGCAGTGTAGCCAAGAGCTGACTATAATTGAGACAGTGAAAATGATGGAGTGCGTAGAGAGTGATTGATGCAGTGTGTTTGCTCTGAAGCAGAAAGTGACAGTGCCATTGGTGTGGGGAGCTGGCTGGGTGGTGTGATTGTTGGCGGTGTGCACGTGGTATTTCTTGCCTAAACCACACCAGGGTGCAGACTCCTTCTAGACTTTCATGACTCCCTCTCCCCACTTTGAAAGCAGCTGTTGTTTTAAGATTATCAGGTATTCCTGAAACATTTTCCTTAGTTTTCATAGAAACAACAATCCTCTTTTTGCATTGCTGGTTTATTGATCTACATAGTCTTAGATTATAGTAACTAAGTTATATAACAGGGATAACTGACACAGacaggtttggaaacaaatgcaacagatttttggtATGCTTTTGATTCCTACTGGTGGAAATACAAGTGTGCAGGTGCATCCCAGAGGGGACCTGCCTGCACCTTTCAGTGCACACTGTGGATACCAATAGTCACAGGTTATCCAGAGAGAATGGAGCCCTGTGGTGATTTCTTTGAGATCACTAAGTGGAGGTGCTTAAGAGCACTTCTACTGTACATTAAGTAAAAAAGGCCGGCCACGATGCCATATGAATAATCTTATTTTTGtgaaaaaacatacaaatggaTATAAATTGAGATATCAACAGTGATGCT from the Manis pentadactyla isolate mManPen7 chromosome 2, mManPen7.hap1, whole genome shotgun sequence genome contains:
- the ESM1 gene encoding endothelial cell-specific molecule 1 isoform X1, coding for MTEKHAGNPVYKTHKRVGSSSTTTLDSCFPPAKPAPREAEPSCGGNMKSLLLLATLLAPAHLAAAWSTKYAVDCPESCDANQCKGSSCRRTVLDDCGCCRVCAAGLGETCYRTVSGMDGVKCGPGLRCQFYSEEDDFGDEFGICKDCPYGTFGMECKEMCHCQSGICDRVTGKCLKFPFFQYSVAKSSNRFVSHTEHDMASGDGNAVREELVKEKAALSPVRKWLNPR
- the ESM1 gene encoding endothelial cell-specific molecule 1 isoform X2 — its product is MTEKHAGNPVYKTHKRVGSSSTTTLDSCFPPAKPAPREAEPSCGGNMKSLLLLATLLAPAHLAAAWSTKYAVDCPESCDANQCKGSSCRRTVLDDCGCCRVCAAGLGETCYRTVSGMDGVKCGPGLRCQFYSEEDDFGDEFGICKEHDMASGDGNAVREELVKEKAALSPVRKWLNPR